The Gemmatimonadaceae bacterium genome window below encodes:
- a CDS encoding CAP domain-containing protein, whose amino-acid sequence MRLPSLRGAIELAVPLVCAGLAACEVIPTSPTASEAPNTPVSATSPAVGSAATISSVISLTNQARAASGAKPLTENASLDRAAAILCSEIAQTAVWSHTQTGTAYPQMQDRANAVGYVWRALGENLAGSNTPDAQHVMDMWMSSPDHRSNILNVAYTEIGVAQLQAGSLVCSVQVFGSRS is encoded by the coding sequence ATGAGACTCCCCTCCCTCCGCGGTGCGATCGAGCTCGCCGTTCCGCTGGTATGCGCGGGCCTCGCGGCCTGCGAGGTGATCCCAACGAGCCCGACCGCGTCCGAAGCGCCGAACACGCCGGTCTCGGCTACGTCGCCCGCGGTCGGTTCGGCCGCGACCATCAGCTCGGTGATCTCGCTCACGAATCAGGCGCGCGCCGCTTCAGGCGCCAAGCCGCTCACCGAGAACGCGTCGCTCGATCGCGCCGCCGCGATTCTCTGCAGTGAGATCGCGCAGACGGCTGTCTGGTCGCATACGCAAACTGGAACGGCGTATCCGCAGATGCAGGACCGCGCGAATGCGGTCGGATATGTCTGGCGCGCGCTGGGCGAGAATCTCGCCGGCTCGAACACGCCCGACGCGCAGCACGTCATGGACATGTGGATGAGCTCGCCCGATCACAGGTCTAATATACTGAATGTGGCATACACCGAGATCGGTGTGGCGCAGCTGCAAGCTGGATCGCTCGTGTGCTCGGTACAGGTATTCGGATCGCGAAGCTGA
- a CDS encoding GlsB/YeaQ/YmgE family stress response membrane protein encodes MDILTWLIVGLVAGVLASLVAGGYGLIADIVIGIAGAFVGAWILRHLGATVPVGGLAGVIIVAFIGAVVLLVLLRIIRSLTRSSPP; translated from the coding sequence ATGGACATCCTGACCTGGCTCATCGTTGGTCTCGTCGCCGGCGTTCTCGCATCGCTCGTTGCCGGCGGCTACGGCCTGATCGCCGACATCGTGATCGGCATCGCCGGCGCGTTCGTCGGCGCGTGGATTCTTCGCCACCTGGGCGCGACGGTCCCGGTCGGCGGACTCGCCGGCGTCATCATCGTGGCGTTCATCGGTGCGGTGGTGCTGCTCGTGCTGCTGCGAATCATTCGCAGCCTCACTCGCTCGTCACCGCCCTGA
- a CDS encoding DUF1569 domain-containing protein, with the protein MKTLWNEADRTELRDRVRRLAPSATPQWGRMNAFQMMVHITDQLRMSLGELKVGQLRSIARYAPLKQLLIYWLPWPKGAPTMPELIARPPGEWTGEVDAFLAALERFGARDPRQPWSEHPLFGALSPRAWGALGYRHVDHHFRQFGV; encoded by the coding sequence ATGAAGACACTGTGGAACGAAGCAGACCGAACGGAATTGCGCGACCGCGTTCGCAGACTCGCGCCGTCGGCGACTCCCCAATGGGGGCGAATGAACGCGTTCCAGATGATGGTGCACATCACCGATCAACTGCGCATGAGCCTGGGCGAGCTGAAAGTGGGTCAGCTGCGGAGCATCGCGCGATACGCGCCGCTCAAGCAGTTGCTCATCTACTGGCTACCGTGGCCGAAGGGAGCGCCGACAATGCCTGAGCTCATCGCGCGCCCGCCGGGCGAGTGGACGGGCGAAGTCGACGCGTTCCTCGCGGCGCTCGAGCGGTTCGGCGCGCGTGATCCTCGGCAACCGTGGAGCGAGCATCCGTTGTTCGGCGCGCTGTCACCGCGCGCGTGGGGCGCCTTGGGCTACCGCCACGTGGACCATCATTTTCGGCAGTTCGGAGTCTGA